Sequence from the Torulaspora delbrueckii CBS 1146 chromosome 5, complete genome genome:
CGTGCTATTTGAACAAACTGAAATGCATTCTTCCCAAGGATGCATCGGGTCTACCTTCTACAGTGCATAGAATATTCCTAGCCTGTTTGATCCTAAGTGCCAAATTTCACAACGATTCATCACCTTTAAACAGACATTGGGCTAAATACACCGATGAACTTTTCACATTGGAAGATATCAACCTAATGGAGAGGCAATTGATCCAACTATTGAACTGGGATCTACGAGTGAcaaatgatgatttgatcCTCGATCTACGCCGCTTACTCGAACCAATCGTCGAAGATATCGAACGCACTTCAAGACAAAGACGCAGACTACAAAAACACCAACTAAGAAAGACCAGCGCTGGCGCAGGACTCTACGaacatcaaagaaacaTTTCAGTATGCTCTGAGTTGAGCAGTGCGACACTCGTAGAGTCGCGCTCCAACTCGAGTCTACGACTCGATAAAGAAATATGGAACGATCAAGGTCTGCCGACCAGCGACAGTTGCGAATCCCTACAAACGCAGGAAGCATTGCCAGCTGGCACGACCAATTGATGTTGCAACATGGACTTTAATTATGGATGTATAGTATTATAAAGCTTTAAACCCTAATCAACCACCTTGAAAGCGGgtaattccaaattttgtTTGTATATAAAGCGCGAGTGAAAAACTTCACATTTgttcatcactttcatttGTAAGAGACCAGCGAACGCTCTTGGGATAAGAATATCCCTGACGATCGCTAGGAATATGACGAGAGAAACGCTGTGCACCAGTCTGAAAGCGCCAAAGTACTCAGGTCGCTGTGAAGCATCATGTATACCCAAATTTCTGATTCCTCATCTTACTGTAACATTCAACGTAGAAAATTGTAAACATCTAGCTGCGAGCGTATCAAGAGATGATCTATTCATCGCCTGGTTGAGCGGTTAACAGTAGAGTGCGATTTATTACGATACTGCCGATCCAATTCACGCGGATGGTCAAGACGAATCACTGTACGAGCTTGTGATCTTTTACCTCAAGGCACCATATATTAGTCGTGAAAGTCTCTACGCCGTCAATATTTTCCAAACTACTAAAGTTGGTCACTTTGCCCAGTTTAAAATAGCGAATTTACAAATGAAAGTTCAAGAGAAATGAACCAAGAAAAGACAACACAAACAAGGAGAGTCTCTTATCGATGAGAGTTTCATATCGTATCATAGATTATGAATGATTGACGATTGAACTATCCCAGCAAACTCCTTTTCCAAGTTAGCCGCCTACCACCTCTCTGCTTGCTTTCACTTATATCCGCTCGCCGAGTAATTAGCTCAAACATCAATAACGGAAATTACGCCAAGCAACCATCAGAAGGCCCCAAAGATTTCGCATATCGTTCTAAAATATGCACAAGAAACATGAAAGCATGGCAACGAATTTTGTCCCTTCAAGACTGATACCAAATTACAGGTAGTCCAAGATTTAGGCTCTGCTAAAAATACATAGCTATATAGTTTCCTCCTCTCGGCATTGCAAAGAACATCATAATGCTCGAGTACTGTAGCGAGCCAGCATTTGATGCCAGTACTTAGAGTACTTACAAGGCTGGGTCCCAGCCCCTTTGTGCGTCAGTGCGTTAGTCTGTTA
This genomic interval carries:
- the PCL1 gene encoding Pcl1p (similar to Saccharomyces cerevisiae PCL1 (YNL289W); ancestral locus Anc_3.70) produces the protein MSEYHKALKVLMKSPVTDDMIRFLTNCTLKVLPQHSYPSPPGSPKGNKLPSLMSFISRLVRHTNVYTSTLLTTACYLNKLKCILPKDASGLPSTVHRIFLACLILSAKFHNDSSPLNRHWAKYTDELFTLEDINLMERQLIQLLNWDLRVTNDDLILDLRRLLEPIVEDIERTSRQRRRLQKHQLRKTSAGAGLYEHQRNISVCSELSSATLVESRSNSSLRLDKEIWNDQGLPTSDSCESLQTQEALPAGTTN